Within Candidatus Thorarchaeota archaeon, the genomic segment ATATCGGATCTGGGATTCTTCAAAGGCTGACCCAATTAGATCTACCACTGACATCCATCGAACACATCTTTCTCTCTCATTTTCATATTGACCACTGTTCGGATTTTTTGACCTTCTATCAGTCTATTTGGTTATCAGGGTTCGATAAGACACTTCATCTCTATGGCCCTCCTATGATCCGTGATTGGTTACGCGGTCTCTTTGATGTCGCCTTTCCTTACTTGCGTCATAAACTCAAAATGGAAGTCACGATCCTTGAAGAGAATCATGTGGTACATATAGGCCCCGTGACGGTGATCACATGTCCAACATTGCATGGGTCAATGGAGTCACGAGCGTTTCGCATCGAACATGATGGGTCCTCTGTAGTCTATACCTCCGATACGGCTCCTTGCCCCGAGGTGATAGATCTTGCGTGCGGTACCGACTTGTTGATTCATGAGTGTAACTGGCTTGACGGCGATCATCCATCCGGTGTACACACAAGCCCCTTACAATTAGCTGATGTGGTCGAGCGGATCGCACCCAAGGTGGTTATATTAACACATGTGCCGCCTGAGGTTGTTGAATCGGCTGAGCAGGTCCTCTCTATCGTGCAACGTCGGACTGACGCCAAGACACTCATGGGTACTGACCTTACCACCTTTGATGTTTGAACGTGTAAGTCGTGTGTCATATTTGCGAGGCTTAGAAATTTATTTAGTACTATTCTCCCGTGCAGATTGGCAAAACGGGTGATTTCCGAAAGTTAATTATTTTGTATATCTTGCTCTAATGATTGAATGATTTACTACCGAGCTTCACACAATCAACCATTTCGAATAGCAGTTCTGAAATCAATTATTGATATTTATCGCTTTTTTTTAACCAAATCGGCGATTATGTTTCGCAAAAAGATATAGGTGTTCATACTGACGCTCGCCTAATACTTGGAGGTCATTTTCTAATGATTCGAAAGCACGCAATACTCATGGTAAGTGTTACTTTATGCGTACTACTTTTGTTCGGTGGTTCTTCTTCCACGAAAAATGGAACGATTGCCCCTTCAAATCTGGTACACTCAGATAGGTCCGTCTTGGCGTATACGTCACATGGCCCAATTAATATTGTAAATGATAATTTCACAGCTGCTGGGTTCAGCGGTTCTGGGACCGAAGCTGATCCGTATGTACTTGATGATGTTAGTATAACAATGGCAACATATGCGAAAGCGATTCATATCGAGAATTCAACTTCGTATTTCATCATTCGGAACTCGCTGATTGATGGGTACGGTAAAAGCTCTCCGAATGCATATGGGCTGTATATGAAAAATGTTACACATGGTACAATAGAAAATTGTACGTTCATTGACCATTACTATGATCTCTATGCATCGAATGTGAACTTTACAGAAGTTCTTGATTCTGAGTTCACTGAATCTTGGTATGGTGTCAATACCGCCACAGTTGTCAATTTCACTATTAGCGATAGTGAGTTTAAGGATGTGGACCTTGATTTTATACGGATAGTCCCTACCTCCTCATTGAGTTATAATATTACAATTAGCGATAACGTAATGTCGCATGGTTCTCGATTTACTGTTGAAGGAGCGGTATACCTAGAATCATGTTATCGTGTGACCATCTTTAACAACACTATGTACAGTCTAAGTTCGGATGTGATTAAATTCGATCAATGTTATTATGTGACTATTCAAAATAATATTATCCACGAGATAAACGGCAATGCCATTAGGTTTTCTACTTCATCTCTATCGATAGTCATTGATAATAACACAATTCACTGTATTAATGAAAACGGTATGTATATTTATAATAGTCAAGTAA encodes:
- a CDS encoding MBL fold metallo-hydrolase, yielding MRVTLLGTGTSYPDPDRVQSGVLVEAAGLPLLFDIGSGILQRLTQLDLPLTSIEHIFLSHFHIDHCSDFLTFYQSIWLSGFDKTLHLYGPPMIRDWLRGLFDVAFPYLRHKLKMEVTILEENHVVHIGPVTVITCPTLHGSMESRAFRIEHDGSSVVYTSDTAPCPEVIDLACGTDLLIHECNWLDGDHPSGVHTSPLQLADVVERIAPKVVILTHVPPEVVESAEQVLSIVQRRTDAKTLMGTDLTTFDV